A portion of the Desulfuromonas thiophila genome contains these proteins:
- a CDS encoding GntR family transcriptional regulator: MKNKSIERHQTLREKILESIRDAILRGSLRAGERVSEPELAERYGISRTPIREAFRQLESEGYLTVVPRKGAVVTALSERDVEEFYSIKSILEGYAANLAAQRLSDKDIEKLEAINNRLAKLASAGDVKTFFRVHNEFHEHFIRASGNSRLLELIQQLLKKFDRLRIASLSLPGRMEISVQEHRKIIDAFRQRDSETADLLVRKNAAYGGQVLIQSMNND; the protein is encoded by the coding sequence ATGAAGAATAAGTCTATCGAACGTCATCAGACGCTGCGCGAGAAAATTCTCGAAAGTATCCGTGATGCTATTTTGCGGGGTAGCCTGCGGGCTGGCGAGCGGGTATCCGAGCCTGAACTGGCGGAACGCTATGGTATCAGTCGCACTCCGATCCGGGAGGCCTTTCGTCAGCTGGAATCGGAAGGCTATCTGACCGTGGTGCCGCGCAAAGGCGCGGTCGTGACGGCGCTGTCCGAACGGGATGTTGAGGAGTTTTATTCAATCAAAAGTATTCTTGAGGGTTATGCTGCTAATCTGGCAGCGCAGCGCCTGAGCGACAAGGATATTGAAAAACTTGAAGCGATCAACAACCGGTTGGCCAAGCTGGCTTCTGCTGGGGATGTGAAAACCTTTTTTCGCGTTCACAATGAGTTTCATGAACACTTTATCCGAGCGTCTGGCAACTCCCGCCTGCTGGAGTTGATCCAGCAGTTGCTCAAGAAGTTTGACCGCCTGCGCATTGCCTCTTTATCGCTGCCCGGCCGCATGGAGATTTCGGTGCAGGAGCATCGCAAGATCATTGATGCCTTTCGTCAGCGCGACAGCGAAACAGCTGATCTTCTCGTTCGCAAGAACGCGGCCTATGGTGGTCAGGTGTTGATCCAGAGTATGAATAATGATTAG